The sequence CTTAATTGTTACTGCACCCACAATCGACAATACTTTAATATTGTAACCTTTAGGAAATATGGGAGTCTCTAATATCATAACCTTTAAGACATATTGAAATCTCTTATGCTTTTGTAACATTCAGTGGGCATTGTATCTGTTGACTGCAGTGCAGACCATTGTTATAAACAGaatgttattgttatttgatATAGAACAATGACCAGAAATTGTTATAAAACAATGATTATGTGTCGCGAGCAAGATTTAGAACTTTACATTGAGTGGGTAAAAGTGCTCTCGAATAGCTCAATTTCATGTACCCCAATTTACTGTCGATTGCTTTATCAATCCATCAGAAGTCAGATCGTATATATTTTTGCTAGCGAGCATTCATTTATTGTTCTTCCCCCactttattcaaatttaatgcGATCATATACACTTCTGATTTTGCAATCCGAGCTTCGATATGGTTCATGGAGTGTCTCTTTTCAGTATAATTTGAGGTATGCtcaaaacataaattatttttagaagtaTGGCAGGTCGTTATTTTGCTTCAAGGAAAAAAGGTCAGCTTGAATTTGACATTGTTTTGCTTAAACATCTGAAATTGGCAATCTATTGATGGAAACCAAATTTATGATAGAACAGGATCCTAATTCATAACCTGATACATCcattgtatttaaattttttcatatcaAATAGTTATGTTAATCGGATACTCTTTATCTCCAACAAGCAAGTATTGAGACCCTTCTTCCATCACCATCAAACCATCTTCATTGGCTCTGCTAAGGTGCTCACAAGGGTTTACCTTATATTCAATTTCAGCATTCTCTCCTGCATTAAGTTTTACACTTTGGAATGCAATCAACTTTTTAATTGGCCCTCCACTTCCAGGCTTATCTTGCCTCGCGAAAAGTAATACTGGATGCTTGCCTGTCATCTCGCCCTGATTCTTAACTCTTACAGTAACTGAAAACTTGCTCCTTTCACAGAGTTCTGCCTCTATCTCTGAAATTGTCTTGTAACCGATGGGACTTGAGTTCTCAGCCTTTTGATCAATTGATGACCTCAAAGAGATCTTGTTTTGTGTAACAGAGACAAGCTCATAAGAATAGTTTGAGTAACTTAGACCATAGCCAAATTCAAAAACCTTTTTGCCTTTATAGAACCTGTAAGTGCGGCCAGGATAACCTGAAGATGGTTGAGGCCGCATCCTCATGTCTGTCATCGGTACCTTTGTGAAATCTTGTGGATACCACGTCACTGGTAATCTGCCTCCTGCATTTCAGCATGTCAAGCAccattaataaattgaatataagCAAAAtgtcttctttttattttcccaCCCCGTCGAGCAAAGAAATGAATCTGAGTATACTGTATAGCATAGTAGAAGTTTACCTGGGTTGTGATTACCAAAGATGATTTCTGCAAGTGCAATTCCTCCAGCTTCGCCTGGATAACCAGCCCACAAAATGCCTCCAATATTGCGATCATATTTGGCAAAAGATATGTCTACTGGTCCTCCACATAGAAGCACCAGAACAACAGGTTTCTTTGCAGCTCGTGCAACACTAATTATTAGCTCTTGCTGCTTCCCTGGGAGCACCAAGTCCACACGATCATGTTCTTCCCTTTCTTGGGTTTGATCTAGTCCCATGACTAACACCACTTGGTCTGCCTCTTTCGCTATCTTTATTGCTTGGTCAATTGCAGCTGAAGAACAAGCCACTGTACTGCAACCTGGGTGATACTTGGTGGTCTTAATGTAATTCTGCAATCCTTGAAATGGTGTAACAGTTTTGCATGGGGGACCTGCATAGTTTCCAACAAGTATGGTTGAATTGTCAGCATTGGGGCCAATAATTGCAAGGGAAGtggtttttgattttgaaagaGGGAGAAGCTGATTAGAGTTCTTTAGCAGAACAATGCCATCTCGAGCTGCTTCAAGGGCTACAGCTTGATGCTCCTGAGAACAAACTTGATCTGCACTAATGTCGCCATAAGGCAGTTTTGTTGGATTGCCATTGAATAATCCTAGCCTCATTCTAATAGAGAAGAGGTTGTGAAGGGCTCTGTCTATTTCAGATTCAGACACTTTCTTCTTTTCGACAGCTGATTTGGTGTAGTTCTTCAAATAATTACCGCAGTTCACATCCATCCCTACAATTTGTTAAACTCTTAAAGGTTAGAAGGCAAGCGAGTACTtcaaaaccttttttttttatatgcagttattactaatttattgTAGTTTGTTCATTTAACTTATAAATATGTAGTGAATGGAGAAAGGGTTGAACCATGCCGCTGTACCTGCTTTAAGCACATCTGCAACTGCATCTTCTGGTTCTTTAGCGTACCCCTGATCATCATGGATGATAGATACTGCATCGCAATCAGACGTGATATACCTGattaatgaagaaaaagtaaaaagaagcATTCGTGATTATGAAGAAATTGCACGTAATTGTCATTAACCTAATGAATGGTTTAGCTTTGAATGTTACCCGTGGAAATCCCACTGTCCTCTGGCTGTTTTAGTTAAAAGATTGTAATCTGCACAATTTGGGACTCCATTAACTTGATTGTAAGCACACATTATCCCACTTGCTTTCCCTTCTTGAATGCAACTTTGAAATGGAGGCTGATATGTATCAGCCAAGTCCTGTTTCGTGACCTAAACCCAGAAAACATTGCTGGCATTATATTAGCAACGACGTGTTTAGGTAAATCGTTTTGTCTGTATTTAATAGATAGAAAAACACAGAAGCATCACATtctttcttatctttcatTGGCATAAGCAACTGCATACGATTTTTAACATGAGTAGTCAACTATCCGTGTTAGAAAACAAGAAGTAAGCACTTCTGcgaaattcataaatgaatTAGAAACATATAAAGGTAGACACCAAGACAGGGTCATTCTTATGAATCTAGTTTTCTGTTTGAttaagcaattattttattctaaaccCATCGAGCACTGGGACCAACGAGGAATCTCGCatgtgtatattttatatatagtaattaaatgagagagagagagagagagagagagagaggcgaTCGAGACTATTGTCTTGCACTTACTTGAGCATTAAAGATGAACCTGTTAGTGCCATTCCATTTTTCTAAATCATAAGCAGTAAAATGCTTACAGCAAGCCGAAGCTTGAAGTTGCTCTCCAAGAACTCCTCCTTCAAAAGAATCACCTTGAACTCCTCTAACAAAAGACACTGCATATTTCCCTGTAACCATTGGATCTTCTCCAGGTGTTTCTTGCCCTCTTCCCCATCTTGGAtctctaaatatattaatgttTGGTGCCCAAAATGTCATGCCTATGGCTTGTCCAGCATTATATATAGCTCGTGCTTCTTTTCCAGTCACctttcatataattaaagataaagagaTTATACTGATATAACTATTGATTCTAGATAAAAtgtcaaaaagaaattgtaaggaCTTACTTGACCAATGCGATACCAAAGTTTGGTATCAAATGAAGCAGCAGTAATAATGACCTGAGGGAAGCTGGTGGCAGACCTAATGGTTCCATTGAAATGGATGCCTTGTCTTTCGCTGACATCAGGCAAGAAAGCTACTCCATGTAATGCTTCAGACCACCACCTATAGGCAGGGACACCAAGCCGGGGAATTGAAGGTGCTGTGTCAACAAGTTGGGAGATTTTCTCATCCAATGTTAGTCTAGATACAAGGTCCTTCGCTCTTTGGCTTATGGGTAGTGAGGTTTGGCAAAAAAGATATGATTTTGTTGATGGGTTAGAATAGTCACAAGAAAATGGAGGCTGAGGAGCCGAGTCTGCAAAGATAAAGATGAGGAAGGAAGTAAGGTGGAATAGGGTTAGAAGAGAGATCTTTCTGAGCTtcattttatgaatttgttgAGAAGAAATGGATAGAGCTTCTTTAATAGAAGAGACGAATgcagtgtttttctttttacaggGTCAACAACTTCTTGaaattacctttttttttctcacttttcttaaaaatcactTTTGAAAACAATTCTGAATACGAGGGTtagatcaagaaaaataataaaataatatcttcaGCACTAGATGATTTATACAGCCAAGACATTGCTAAAATTTTAAGTGAGGTTTACAGGTCCACCACCATGGTCACTGATGTTGACTAATGCTCAACTCTTGAAAGGTGTGAGGGAGGCTAATCATTTTGTAGGAAAAGACAAGAACTGCCCTTGTTCAGTGTTACCCTTAGAACTATTTCTGGTGCTCTGGATAAATAAACAAGGCATATCTGAGTGAGAAGTAACCATTTCTGTCTTCtgaatatttttcaattcaattaaaaGTGGTATTACTTGACAATGATTGAATACCTTTTAGAGTTCAGATccaacaataaaagaaatgattccATCTATCATCACTGAACCTTCTTCATTTGCTCTGCTGAGATGCAAACTATTGTTTCATTGCTCTGCCATTCCTAAGCTTCTCCTATCTCGCATAAAGCGACACTATGCTTAACCGCATCTTATTTTCTGGGATCTTTTTGGTAGAGAATTGTCTCATAGCTCTAGTTCTTTCTGGTAAATATAATCACCCGTCCCTACTTACTGACATGTACATTACCTCGGCCAAATTTTATGATCTTCtaggattttttttaagaCTACATTTTGAAAGTTGAGACAGGTTTCTGGTTGTCCAGAATCTTTTGTCCTTTTCTTCTGTTAACAATAATGTTTACGAAGACGATAGGAACTCAATCGTAAATGCTATTCATGTACTAATTGATACAAGGCAAATGCTGCATGTGTCAACTGAGATCAATACTGAAAAAACCCTCCTTGCGGACGTCAAGTTGTATATAGTTTATCATGATTTGTTGTTGTAAAACAAGAAAACCTCCTTTTACTTCTCATTTCTCAATGCACCGACACTATTCGTATCCGGTATTCCCACAGAAAGCAAAGAGCAAAACTAGAAATTTACTCTTCCTGTTACTATATCAAATTTGTAACAGCTAAAAAAGGTTAACATCTTACATTAAAAATCCTCTTAGTTGAGTCTATCTATCACAGGAATTGAACATCACTAACTCTCAGttactcacatatataccctGAAAGGAACACGGGCAAGGACGCGAAACAAGTAGACTCTAGAGATCCATAAAACAGATAGACACAGTTGCTTCCAGTGGTAGACATCGCATGCAagctttctttcattttcttacttTGATCTTTGACACCGGGAATCCAGGATTGTGGTACGGTGATAGGCAGTCCTGATGAAGAAAATGTTTGTAACTTATTCAAGGGATTAGAAGGTAAAGAGAATAATAGTGACTCAGGTTGAAGCTGTAATGATAACAAGCAATTAAGCTTACCAATTGTTTGACGTACTAATGCAACATCTCATCTAACTTCTGCCTGTATTGAGCTAATCTCTGCAACAATACAGCATGACCATTAGTGTTATGCAAAGATACttcaaaagataatttaaGCCAACTAAAAAGTTTACTGCAACAATGTTTCAGTGCTTCCGTCCATACATTTTCTTATGAGGATGAGACACTCATTCTTAAGGATATGCCGTCTATTTGTCTTAATTGGTATACAGACTGACTTGTTTATTTCCAGAAATATTTCATTTCAACCATTTAATACAATCATCTCTTATTAAGTAAAAACAAGcccatatatatttttacccATAGAATTTCACAAATAAACATCAGGGTTTCTCCCTTTTCAGTGTCATAAAAATTTGAAGGGTATTCCATCAAAGGGCAGAAAAGTGCAATatgccaaaaataaataaagcctAGTCATGCTTATATTCATGTCAAATATTATCATGAATGTGCgacaaattattaatatatgtatgataaaaatatttattcttggCGCAAGGCTAATGGTACTAATTATTTGACATGAAGACAAAAATATCAATGTCACAAGTCCAATAGGAAGGAGCAGATACAGGCCAAAACTTCATCAGAACTAGTAAAATACACCATGAGACATTGGCAAACACTGATCAACTTAACAATCCACACAATAACCAGAAAGTACATACCCTAGTATATGCATAGACCCCAGCCTCAGTTGGTGCTGCAGGGCTTCCCCTCCTAATAAACCTGCCCTCTTTGAAAATGTAAAGCATAGGTATTCCGGTTGATAGTTCTAAACTTATGACCtgtcagaaaaagaaattgaaaagtaGGTTCATAtgtgataaagaaaaagaagagaaaactATAAAAGATGGTAATTTTGCAATATCAAATAGCCAATCACCTCTTGGGAGGTTAATTTGTCCAGATACATAATAATGGACCTCAACGAGTTCCCATGGGCAgcaatcatcacattcttCCCAGAAAGAAGCTGGGGTTCAATCTGCAGTTCAGTACTTTCACAGTCAGAAACTAATGAATGGCGTACAGTCTCTTGAATTTTCAAATGTAAAACGCCTATAGAAAGCAAACAAACTATGATAAAACTAGGTAACAGTAAGCACAATCATGCATGACCTGATCTTTAAAATAAGCAACAGCTCTTTCAGCGCACATTTCCAAACTCTCACCGTTTGGTGGAGGTATGTCATAACTTCTCCTCCACTCgtgaactttttcttttccaaatctGTCTGCTGTTTCCTGCTTATTCAGACCTTGCAATTCCCCGTACCTATAGAGAAGACCAATTTATAAGTCagcaataaaaattaaaagcaagCAGCATGATTACAGGCAAAAGGGTAAAAGTGGAAACATATACATTCTTTCATTTAATTGCCAAGCTGTTATAACTGGAATGGATTGCTTTAATGTGTCATCACTAAAGATTTGACTCCATGCCCTTGCCTGCTCACTCTCATTGTGCATAACTATTGGCACCTGTAGCCAGTTAAATAACAGGTTAGCAAATAAAGCAGATATTGGATCTAAATTGCTCAGGGGCATCAAAATCTCAATTGTTGGATACAGTTCAGATAGCATGAATTGCTGTTCCTGCGTATATGTGCTTTAAATGTGCTAGGGTAACTATAAATATTGTAGCAATAACCAGTAAATGGCTACATAATCAATAGAAACATTATTAGCTTCCATAATCAGAATCTCATACATTAAATTTTGGTTTCCTATCAACTAACGAGACATTTCCAAAGTTACCTTTCTACGACGATGCTGGGTCATGGCGAGCATAGCAGTCATTTGTGCGCGAATCAGGGCTGATGTATATATCATGTCGACAGGTATGTTACTGATTCTCTTACCAGCTTCAATTGCCTCTTCCACACCCTTCTTTGTTAATGGAACATCAACACAACCCGTGAACAGGTTCTTCTCGTTCCATAATGATTCACCATGCCTAATCAGTATTAGAGCTGCCTCGCCTGAATG is a genomic window of Ricinus communis isolate WT05 ecotype wild-type chromosome 2, ASM1957865v1, whole genome shotgun sequence containing:
- the LOC8269581 gene encoding probable beta-D-xylosidase 7, translating into MKLRKISLLTLFHLTSFLIFIFADSAPQPPFSCDYSNPSTKSYLFCQTSLPISQRAKDLVSRLTLDEKISQLVDTAPSIPRLGVPAYRWWSEALHGVAFLPDVSERQGIHFNGTIRSATSFPQVIITAASFDTKLWYRIGQVTGKEARAIYNAGQAIGMTFWAPNINIFRDPRWGRGQETPGEDPMVTGKYAVSFVRGVQGDSFEGGVLGEQLQASACCKHFTAYDLEKWNGTNRFIFNAQVTKQDLADTYQPPFQSCIQEGKASGIMCAYNQVNGVPNCADYNLLTKTARGQWDFHGYITSDCDAVSIIHDDQGYAKEPEDAVADVLKAGMDVNCGNYLKNYTKSAVEKKKVSESEIDRALHNLFSIRMRLGLFNGNPTKLPYGDISADQVCSQEHQAVALEAARDGIVLLKNSNQLLPLSKSKTTSLAIIGPNADNSTILVGNYAGPPCKTVTPFQGLQNYIKTTKYHPGCSTVACSSAAIDQAIKIAKEADQVVLVMGLDQTQEREEHDRVDLVLPGKQQELIISVARAAKKPVVLVLLCGGPVDISFAKYDRNIGGILWAGYPGEAGGIALAEIIFGNHNPGGRLPVTWYPQDFTKVPMTDMRMRPQPSSGYPGRTYRFYKGKKVFEFGYGLSYSNYSYELVSVTQNKISLRSSIDQKAENSSPIGYKTISEIEAELCERSKFSVTVRVKNQGEMTGKHPVLLFARQDKPGSGGPIKKLIAFQSVKLNAGENAEIEYKVNPCEHLSRANEDGLMVMEEGSQYLLVGDKEYPINITI
- the LOC8263037 gene encoding 2,3-bisphosphoglycerate-dependent phosphoglycerate mutase 1 — its product is MASAVFHQSIGTLQSHQHLHNSGFNQEFQNISVKLISKCSKVDMGLSMSRKGEFCSAKRNFHVVQASASQTSVVDPVSTPSNGSTNEIKNKSSEAALILIRHGESLWNEKNLFTGCVDVPLTKKGVEEAIEAGKRISNIPVDMIYTSALIRAQMTAMLAMTQHRRRKVPIVMHNESEQARAWSQIFSDDTLKQSIPVITAWQLNERMYGELQGLNKQETADRFGKEKVHEWRRSYDIPPPNGESLEMCAERAVAYFKDQIEPQLLSGKNVMIAAHGNSLRSIIMYLDKLTSQEVISLELSTGIPMLYIFKEGRFIRRGSPAAPTEAGVYAYTRRLAQYRQKLDEMLH